A single genomic interval of Coccidioides posadasii str. Silveira chromosome 1, complete sequence harbors:
- the CDC25 gene encoding cell division cycle- protein (EggNog:ENOG410PI8H~COG:D~BUSCO:6838at33183): MEQSSPLAAMQPPSVMLRHHFRSEAKAGCSSFPAVRKFGPDSFNFRDLSMKTGHSDYFNTKALRGSSPTVSLAADLSQNFHIDKSPQLATPRRSLFTASLFGPENGRDNMTTPPLPSSSPAPNMEIMDMSPLPHKIPYCHNADLDLDSPTTEISLAKSQQVHAQLSLDDSPMDLEPPGRPQRHKPPILRPSLMRSKAYSSGDKGSLAPQPPPFRFAAGSSKPTACSSLSLSEMFEQSPPRESSPRFLTSISMGPPRPRAPFSGVVGQCRSNGSPVNGIRKSSNPFCRPRKQSRRSLSMFEHPEDVVNQEEDTIMLSSPGLQPIADIDSQPTLHLPHFIPEDGPDQLPRVESSVLVDIINGKYNDCYDKIMIIDCRFEYEYEGGHIHGALNYTDKEHLAAELFDQEPKPSTALIFHCEYSAHRAPIMAKYIRHKDRAVNVDIYPKLTYPEMYILNGGYSSFFAEHRALCYPQNYVEMSAKEHEFACERGLGKVKQRSKLSRAQTFAFGQNSLQIEESPTGRCRPVGDRSCDPDAPFDRDVEVTRLPGRRMFSY, from the exons ATGGAGCAATCGTCGCCGCTGGCTGCTATGCAGCCTCCTTCAGTGATGCTTCGGCATCATTTCCGTTCAGAGGCTAAGGCAGGATGTTCATCGTTTCCTGCTGTGCGAAAGTTTGGGCCGGATAGTTTTAATTTTAGGGATCTGTCCATGAAGACGGGACACTCCGATTATTTCAACACGAAAGCTTTGAGAGGGTCTTCTCCAACAGTTAGCTTGGCAGCTGACCTTTCTCAGAATTTTCACATTGATAAAAG TCCTCAGCTAGCAACGCCCCGAAGATCCCTCTTCACGGCGAGCTTGTTTGGTCCTGAAAATGGTCGTG ACAACATGACCACACCCCCGTTACCATCGTCCTCGCCTGCCCCGAATATGGAAATCATGGATATGTCTCCTTTGCCTCACAAGATACCATACTGCCATAACGCAGACTTGGATCTAGATTCCCCCACGACTGAGATTTCTTTGGCGAAGTCGCAGCAAGTTCATGCACAGCTTTCGTTAGATGATTCACCCATGGACCTGGAACCGCCTGGACGTCCACA GAGACACAAGCCACCCATTCTGAGGCCTTCTTTGATGCGTTCTAAAGCCTACTCCTCTGGTGATAAGGGCTCACTTGCGCCCCAACCACCACCCTTTAGATTCGCAGCTGGCAGCAGTAAGCCGACCGCTTGTTcgtctctttctctttctgagaTGTTTGAACAATCGCCTCCTCGAGAATCGTCCCCAAGGTTTTTGACGTCTATTTCAATGGGCCCACCCCGTCCCCGTGCTCCTTTTTCTGGTGTGGTCGGGCAATGCCGATCAAATGGCTCACCAGTAAACGGTATACGCAAGAGCTCCAATCCCTTTTGCCGACCTAGGAAACAAAGTAGAAGGTCACTCAGCATGTTCGAGCACCCCGAAGATGTTGTGAATCAGGAAGAGGACACGATCATGTTGTCCAGCCCGGGTCTTCAACCCATCGCGGATATTGACAGCCAACCAACACTACATCTGCCGCATTTTATCCCAGAAGATGGACCGGACCAGCTACCTCGCGTGGAGAGTAGTGTCTTAGTCGACATAATTAATGGTAAATATAATGATTGCTATGATAAAATAATGATCATTGATTGCCGTTTCGAATATGAGTACGAAGGTGGACATATACATGGAGCTCTCAATTACACAGACAAGGAACATCTTGCCGCGGAACTCTTTGATCAAGAGCCGAAACCAAGTACGGCTTTGATATTTCACTGTGAATACTCCGCTCATCGCGCTCCCATCAT GGCCAAATATATTCGACACAAGGATCGTGCAGTCAATGTTGATATATACCCCAAGCTGACCTATCCGGAGATGTATATTTTGAATGGTGGATACAGCTCATTCTTTGCAGAGCACCGTGCTTTATGCTACCCGCAAAACTATGTTGAAATGTCAGCCAAAGAACACGAGTTCGCTTGTGAGCGTGGACTAGGCAAAGTCAAACAACGCTCCAAACTTTCTAGAGCCCAAACTTTTGCATTCGGACAGAATTCGCTTCAGATTGAAGAAAGTCCGACTGGACGATGCCGGCCTGTCGGTGATCGTAGCTGTGACCCTGATGCACCCTTTGACCGCGACGTCGAGGTTACGCGGCTTCCTGGACGCCGCATGTTCTCTTATTGA
- a CDS encoding uncharacterized protein (EggNog:ENOG410PPM8~COG:S~MEROPS:MER0011032~BUSCO:13178at33183) yields MGDFGPEVPSEGTLPGPKTADPAVVKDEVHVLITGFGPFKTNPLNPSFLISSTLPATIPTTPSSSRMVRIHTHPCPIRVSYSTVRVTIPTIIDSFKRTHNGQAPDLIIHIGMASTRHYYSVETQAHRDGYRVTDIDGQLGYDDGEAFWKWEGLPETLQPGPPRLDVSSAGSARPVTASSDLKRQVHIHPSSPDAEFLETWRSYLPPKTDIRLSEDAGRYLCEFIYYTSLAHAYKDGRSGNVVFLHVPGWTDQDSIEKGKAVVIGLIRALVACWIEQGAKANG; encoded by the exons ATGGGTGACTTTGGACCCGAGGTGCCGTCAGAGGGAACGCTACCCGGGCCGAAGACTGCGGATCCGGCAGTTGTGAAGGATGAGGTTCATGTTCTTATCACGGGCTTCGGG CCGTTCAAAACCAACCCTCTCAACCCTTCCTTCCTGATCTCATCCACCCTCCCCGCAACCATACCCACGACACCCTCGAGCTCCCGCATGGTCCGAATTCACACACACCCGTGCCCGATTCGAGTTTCATATTCCACCGTCCGAGTCACAATCCCCACCATAATAGACTCATTCAAGCGCACACACAATGGCCAGGCTCCGGACCTGATCATCCACATTGGGATGGCGTCAACGCGGCATTACTACTCGGTAGAAACGCAAGCGCACCGTGATGGATACCGCGTAACAGACATTGACGGCCAGCTGGGCTACGACGACGGGGAGGCATTCTGGAAGTGGGAAGGTTTACCGGAGACCTTACAACCCGGCCCACCCCGACTTGACGTCTCCTCTGCCGGTTCCGCTCGCCCGGTTACAGCATCATCAGACCTGAAACGTCAGGTCCACATACACCCCTCGTCACCCGATGCGGAGTTCCTGGAGACCTGGCGATCCTATCTTCCACCGAAGACCGATATACGATTATCAGAGGACGCTGGGagatatctttgtgaatttaTATATTATACCAGCCTGGCACACGCGTATAAGGATGGGCGAAGTGGGAATGTTGTGTTTCTTCACGTCCCTGGTTGGACGGACCAAGACAGCATCGAGAAGGGGAAAGCTGTCGTTATCGGATTGATACGAGCACTGGTCGCTTGTTGGATTGAGCAGGGTGCAAAAGCGAATGGATGA
- the POL5 gene encoding DNA-directed DNA polymerase (EggNog:ENOG410PFQC~COG:L~BUSCO:1841at33183): protein MAGAVNPRKRRREPVNVDVKLVEIYEDLSNEQNEIRLKAAHDLLSRFTPDQNAPNEQIEKVLKRLFRGLCSSRKAARIGFSIALTELLSQVFSGSNGRNSEELNIPKTIEILESQTSPVNCASGQEERDHYFGRLFGVEAILKSAILLQPDVPFENWSKLLFLIFELAKKKPWLREECGYIIYCAVRDIASKKAGIQYVDAIIKGLAENGLARTPEGIAIWLAVMESSLPVNFASGVWQNNNPLHSKERSSLAKIMKESSDLHSEQNGENGTANRSGVWNPKLHFAWDPILAKLYTFSQGKKGDKSSKHITFPDFWTDVVDNGLFAAASSEERKYWGFLVSMKVINDGPKEAAGSVFTKNFVRCLMNQLSVEGRYLHRIAQKAAKSIQARGATDPEFITPALRGLMGSAGAVNFDQVTKTKTVEKLIGDGSVDGLEQAVPFLEDLITKPGVDDAKVAGSRRQQLATLLNSIVKSLSIKSSTPDDLDSTIKRVMLVLARFAYFVPVESSKNKATVPDPPITSSTQEFFRNKISSCLNMVVAGRKNASTIACQVVQSIRDMNENGEYGKFVIEMGEEVSGSVDSAFKILKKIQHKEKKNEAGAASIQALKLLYAMTIFQVYNGDADAVSMLDELKICYDKFVSRKKADDADTAEASDILVEILLSFASKQSQLFRRTSEQVFGAFADRVTATGLQSLIAILEAKDTLAGQQEMFENDDEGSDVEMIDPDDDDVEEIDQSGEESEEDLEASDEESDEDGSENEDEDELEEFDAKLAAALGTHRADKDLDASSEKSSDSDMDDDQMEALDEQLAQVFKARSQVTSKKKEKKEARENMINFKNRALDLLEIYVKRSHSSIIATDILLPLLQVVRKSKVQQIANKASNVLREYCKLCKGNSLPAVEDEDRLWDLLKAIHEEATHSGPAFHATACSQASLLIVRILVAQKKENAKGIVDVYAETRKRQLLSKRCHVQPSFFSDWNNWCVSASKQMKE from the exons ATGGCTGGCGCTGTTAACCCTAGAAAGAGACGGCGGGAGCCCGTTAATGTCGATGTCAAGCTTGTTGAGATATACGAAGATCTCTCCAATGAACAAAATGAAATACGTCTAAAAGCTGCTCACGATTTATTGTCTCGATTTACGCCAGATCAAAATGCGCCAAACGAGCAAATTGAAAAGGTCTTGAAAAGGTTATTTCGAGGACTATGCAGCAGCCGAAAAGCCGCGAGAATTGGCTTTTCTATTGCACTCACAGAGCTCTTGTCGCAAGTGTTCTCGGGCTCCAACGGTCGAAATTCGGAGGAGCTGAACATTCCGAAGACCATTGAGATCCTGGAGTCGCAGACCAGCCCGGTAAACTGTGCTTCCGGTCAG GAGGAAAGAGATCACTACTTTGGCAGATTATTTGGAGTGGAAGCCATCCTAAAGTCCGCTATTTTACTCCAGCCTGATGTTCCATTCGAGAACTGGAGTAAACTTCTTTTCTTAATTTTTGAATTGGCCAAGAAAAAGCCGTGGCTCAGGGAAGAATGCGGATATATCATCTACTGTGCGGTGCGAGACATTGCCAGCAAGAAAGCCGGCATCCAATACGTAGACGCAATCATCAAAGGGCTAGCAGAGAACGGACTTGCAAGGACCCCTGAGGGTATTGCGATTTGGCTGGCGGTAATGGAATCTTCCTTGCCAGTGAACTTTGCCTCCGGTGTGTGGCAGAACAACAATCCATTGCATTCGAAAGAACGATCCTCCCTGGCGAAGATTATGAAAGAATCATCAGATCTCCATTCTGAGCAGAACGGCGAAAATGGAACGGCGAATAGGTCTGGCGTTTGGAATCCAAAGCTCCATTTCGCGTGGGATCCAATCCTCGCCAAGCTATATACATTTTCTCAGGGCAAAAAAGGGGACAAATCTTCTAAGCATATAACTTTTCCTGATTTTTGGACCGATGTTGTTGACA ACGGACTTTTCGCCGCTGCTTCCTCAGAAGAGCGGAAATATTGGGGTTTCCTGGTATCTATGAAGGTCATCAATGATGGCCCCAAAGAAGCCGCCGGATCGGTATTTACAAAAAATTTCGTCCGCTGTCTGATGAATCAGCTATCAGTTGAGGGTCGATATCTTCATCGAATAGCCCAGAAAGCCGCAAAGTCAATACAGGCCCGTGGAGCAACGGATCCCGAATTTATAACACCGGCACTTCGCGGCTTGATGGGCTCAGCGGGTGCCGTCAATTTCGACCAGGTGACTAAGACAAAGACCGTTGAGAAATTAATCGGTGATGGCTCCGTGGACGGTTTGGAGCAGGCGGTGCCTTTCCTGGAAGACTTGATCACCAAACCAGGTGTGGACGATGCGAAAGTGGCTGGGTCAAGGAGGCAGCAACTCGCTACCCTCCTCAACTCGATCGTAAAATCGCTATCCATTAAATCAAGTACGCCGGATGATCTAGATTCCACTATCAAGCGTGTTATGCTAGTTCTGGCTCGGTTCGCGTATTTTGTGCCTGTGGAAAGCAGCAAGAACAAAGCCACCGTCCCCGATCCGCCGATCACCTCGTCAACGCAGGAATTCTTCAGGAATAAAATTTCATCATGCCTAAATATGGTCGTTGCTGGACGCAAGAATGCTTCGACTATCGCATGTCAGGTCGTTCAGAGCATCCGCGACATGAACGAGAATGGAGAATATGGAAAATTCGTGATCGAAATGGGTGAAGAAGTCAGCGGATCAGTCGATTCAGCCTTCAAAATATTGAAAAAGATCCAGCACAAG gagaagaaaaatgaaGCCGGAGCAGCTAGCATTCAGGCACTCAAGCTGCTCTACGCCATGACCATTTTCCAGGTATACAACGGCGACGCTGATGCCGTGTCCATGTTGGACGAACTTAAAATATGCTATGATAAATTTGTCAGTCGGAAAAAGGCCGATGATGCTGATACCGCGGAGGCTTCTGATATTTTGGTTGAGATCTTGCTAAGCTTCGCATCGAAACAATCTCAGTTATTTCGTCGCACTAGCGAGCAAGTCTTCGGTGCATTTGCCGATCGAGTTACAGCAACGGGCCTTCAGTCGTTGATTGCG ATTTTGGAGGCGAAGGATACCCTTGCAGGACAGCAGGAAATGTTCGAGAATGACGATGAAGGGAGCGATGTGGAAATGATCGATCCAGACGATGATGACGTTGAAGAGATCGATCAGTCTGGAGAGGAGTCCGAGGAGGATCTTGAGGCCTCGGATGAAGAAAGTGATGAGGATGGATCCGAAAACGAAGACGAAGACGAATTAGAAGAATTTGATGCTAAACTGGCCGCTGCACTTGGAACCCACCGTGCGGACAAGGACCTGGACGCGAGCTCGGAAAAGTCATCGGACTCCGACATGGATGACGATCAGATGGAAGCGCTCGACGAGCAGCTAGCCCAGGTATTCAAGGCACGCAGCCAAGTGACGagcaaaaagaaggaaaagaaagaagccCGCGAGAACATGATCAATTTCAAAAACCGAGCACTCGACCTCCTGGAAATATACGTGAAAAGATCACATTCGAGCATCATCGCGACCGAcatcctcctcccactcctgCAGGTCGTCCGCAAGTCCAAAGTGCAACAGATAGCCAACAAAGCCAGCAATGTCCTGCGTGAGTATTGTAAGCTCTGCAAGGGAAACAGCCTCCCCGCCGTCGAAGACGAGGACCGGCTGTGGGACTTGCTCAAAGCGATCCACGAGGAGGCCACGCATAGCGGACCGGCTTTCCACGCGACGGCCTGCAGCCAGGCCAGCTTACTGATTGTGAGAATATTAGTGGCgcagaagaaggaaaacgCGAAGGGTATCGTGGATGTGTACGCTGAGACGAGGAAGAGACAGCTCCTAAGTAAGAGGTGCCATGTTCAGCCCTCGTTCTTCTCCGACTGGAATAACTGGTGCGTCTCTGCGAGCAAGCAGATGAAGGAGTGA
- the SLD5 gene encoding GINS complex subunit (EggNog:ENOG410PMSF~COG:L~BUSCO:13934at33183), producing MDIDDILASVDRDDINLPESIALDHQQLTRFWVAERAAPELLPWPGPLMDRMMERVRKQIAKIEDLSISDPASTTTNNPTLNLTLSILQSDLSRTQFLIRSLLRQRLAKLTKHPIHYLRLSTPPSASQQPRLSSTHHQQEDPLSPQERSFLSAHHSLLSDHYSHSFLASFPPALRKLDDNAGGTSMVTAPETKEVVFARCLAESADVIIPAERDQSDRMSFGMGDRLGERMSKGEVWMVRWEGIKGAWMKGEVEIL from the exons ATGGACATTGATGATATCCTCGCTTCTGTCGACAGGGATGACATCAATCTCCCCGAATCTATCGCTCTCGATCATCAGCAACTTACCCGCTTTTGGGTAGCGGAACGCGCCGCTCCGGAGTTATTACCATGGCCAGGACCGCTGATGGACAGGATGATGGAAAGAGTGAGAAAACAG ATCGCCAAAATCGAAGACCTTTCCATCTCCGACCCCGCCAGCACCACAACAAACAATCCCACCCTCAACCTCACTCTTTCAATCCTACAGTCTGACCTCTCCCGAACGCAATTTCTCATTCGGTCATTACTCCGCCAACGATTAGCTAAATTGACGAAGCACCCGATACACTACCTTCGCCTATCCACGCCGCCGTCAGCATCCCAACAACCACGGCTCTCTTCTACACACCACCAGCAAGAAGACCCCCTCTCGCCCCAAGAACGCTCCTTTCTATCTGCGCATCACTCTCTGCTCTCAGATCACTACTCCCACTCGTTTCTGGCCAGCTTTCCTCCCGCTTTGCGTAAACTCGATGATAATGCCGGTGGGACGAGCATGGTGACTGCTCCTGAGACCAAGGAGGTAGTATTTGCCCGATGTCTCGCTGAGAGTGCAGATGTGATCATTCCTGCTGAGCGGGACCAGAGCGATCGCATGAGTTTTGGGATGGGAGATAGATTGGGAGAGAGGATGAGCAAGGGTGAAGTGTGGATGGTTAGGTGGGAAGGGATCAAAGGGGCCTGGATGAAGGGAGAGGTAGAGATCCTGTGA
- a CDS encoding uncharacterized protein (EggNog:ENOG410QDM5~COG:E~TransMembrane:12 (i59-81o87-113i125-146o166-188i200-218o247-269i289-307o358-379i386-407o413-439i459-481o487-506i)), with amino-acid sequence MGNEKDMEVGTTNVSAAVPPPYEKAEVGRDFVRSMVEKDLLDSRYSQTQRGLKSRHVQMMALGGTIGTGLFVGSGQALAIGGPAFLLGAYVFIGSLVLMVVTAVAEIGTYLPVHGGTMSYYGYRYVSRSLGFALGYLYWYSMGILVPNEIVAGALIIDYWESNVHIAVWITILLIVILALNVLPVQWYGESEFWFASLKVIMLLGLLILAFILFWGGGPSRQRLGFHYWKTPGAANEYILTGDKGRFIALLQCIVLSAFAFLFAPELIIQTAGEMQSPRYNIPRASRRYFYRLFFFYILGSIAIGVTCPSDNAALTNGGAGAGSSPFVVGIKNAGIPVLDSVVNAVILTSAWSSGNSYLYMSSRALYSLAVSGNAPSIFKACNRYGLPYTAMMASACFSGLSYLAVANGSSQVFNWFVSLTNTSGFISWTCCCIIYFRFRKATDVQGVERPYKSFLQPYGAYIGIVGFIFLVLINGFQVFFPEKWTVSGFFTAYIGLPAFLILYFGHRLVYRHDPWAWKPEDVDLVTGLEEILVAEQPPKVRTGPIKYISFLFE; translated from the coding sequence ATGGGCAACGAAAAGGACATGGAGGTCGGGACGACCAACGTCTCAGCGGCGGTGCCCCCGCCCTACGAGAAGGCAGAGGTCGGCCGCGACTTCGTCCGTTCAATGGTCGAGAAAGATCTCCTTGACAGTCGGTACAGTCAGACGCAGCGTGGCCTCAAGTCGCGACACGTCCAGATGATGGCCCTTGGTGGGACCATCGGAACAGGTCTCTTCGTCGGCAGCGGTCAGGCACTCGCCATCGGTGGCCCGGCGTTCCTGCTCGGTGCGTACGTCTTCATCGGCTCTCTCGTCCTCATGGTCGTCACCGCCGTCGCTGAGATCGGAACCTACCTCCCCGTCCACGGCGGCACGATGAGTTACTACGGATATCGGTATGTCTCGAGGAGTCTGGGCTTCGCTCTCGGGTACCTGTACTGGTATTCTATGGGTATCCTGGTTCCAAACGAAATCGTCGCCGGTGCGTTGATCATAGATTATTGGGAGTCAAACGTCCACATCGCCGTCTGGATCACCATCCTGCTCATCGTCATCCTCGCCCTCAACGTGCTTCCCGTCCAGTGGTACGGCGAATCAGAATTCTGGTTCGCCAGCTTGAAGGTTATCATGTTGCTGGGCCTGCTCATCCTTGCTTTTATCCTCTTCTGGGGCGGTGGCCCAAGCCGTCAACGACTCGGCTTCCACTACTGGAAAACCCCGGGGGCGGCAAACGAATACATCCTGACCGGAGACAAGGGCCGCTTCATCGCGCTGCTGCAGTGTATCGTCCTCAgtgcttttgcttttctctTCGCACCCGAACTCATCATCCAGACCGCCGGTGAGATGCAATCCCCTCGATACAACATTCCCCGAGCTTCACGCCGATACTTTTACCgtctgttcttcttctatATCTTGGGCTCCATCGCTATCGGTGTCACCTGTCCATCCGATAACGCTGCCTTGACCAACGGCGGTGCTGGCGCCGGTTCTTCGCCGTTCGTGGTCGGCATCAAGAACGCCGGTATCCCCGTCCTTGACAGCGTCGTCAATGCCGTCATCCTTACCTCTGCATGGAGCTCTGGAAACTCCTATCTATACATGTCCTCCCGCGCGCTTTACTCCCTTGCCGTATCAGGCAACGCTCCCAGCATCTTCAAGGCATGCAACAGGTACGGCCTCCCATACACTGCCATGATGGCCAGCGCTTGCTTCTCCGGTCTCTCCTACCTTGCCGTCGCGAACGGCAGCTCGCAGGTCTTCAACTGGTTCGTCAGCCTTACCAACACATCCGGTTTTATCTCCTGGACCTGCTGCTGCATCATTTACTTCCGCTTCCGCAAAGCCACCGATGTCCAGGGCGTCGAACGTCCTTATAAGTCTTTCCTCCAGCCATACGGCGCGTATATCGGCATCGTCGGCTTTatcttcctcgtcctcaTCAACGGCTTCCAGGTGTTCTTCCCCGAGAAGTGGACGGTCTCTGGCTTCTTCACGGCGTATATTGGTCTTCCGGCATTTTTGATCTTGTACTTCGGGCACAGACTGGTTTACCGACACGATCCCTGGGCGTGGAAGCCGGAGGACGTTGACCTCGTGACGGGTCTGGAGGAGATCCTTGTTGCAGAGCAGCCTCCAAAGGTTCGCACGGGCCCGATCAAATATatctctttccttttcgAGTAG
- the CUL3 gene encoding Cullin-3 (EggNog:ENOG410PFEU~COG:O~BUSCO:1583at33183) yields MKARGKVRIPRTGVMSRGGTADFDTLWNVLASSMSEIHTKNASSLSFEEIYRSAYKAVMKKQGLILYNKVIEFERTLLRDNLRKKITDLITPLLLPNTELANAMEQENERRVVGERFLSKIRDVWEDYQLCMGMIADVLMYMDKSVVAEHRSPSLYVASMCSFRDIVLRLGLEMDSQASVASVLQSTILFLIQLEREGIIIDRPLIRHCIYMLEGLYETEEEDESTKLYITSFEPAFLDSSRGFYETEGQKLLSTTDAPSFCKRAVTRIREEQERCHHTLSISTEPKIMWVIDEFLLKQNIPEIIKMEGSGVKEMLDNDRLADLAIIYDLISRIDLQKTALTQEVQARIIELGNQINKAAREYLQGPQPTSNGGQAQSNGAKAPEEQKSPASLQTAAAIKWVDDVLQLKKRFDHVWENAFRKDQGMQASLTKSFSDFINVNPRSAEYLSLFFDENLKKGIKGKSEEEVDILLENGITLLRYIRDKDLFETYYKKHLSRRLLMKRSVSMDAERQMISKMKMEVGNTFTQRLESMFKDMAISEDLSSSYKDHISQSNGPDPKRIELEMSILTSTMWPMEIMGKDSASHAPCNFPKNIDLLKQSFESFYLGKHSGRKLTWQAGMGSADIRAMWVRPNGRTERHDLNVSTYAMIILLLFNDLPASESLTFEEIQARTNIPTHDLIRNLQSLAVAPKTRVLKKDPMSKEVKPTDRFYFNEKFQSKYTKIKIGVVSSSGNKVETKDERSETEKKMNDERGGSVEAAIVRIMKQRKRLAHSQLMNEVISQLASRFVPNVDMIKKKIESLIDREYLERLPDVEPPSYGYIA; encoded by the exons ATGAAGGCAAGGGGCAAAGTCAGGATCCCCCGCACG GGGGTCATGTCGAGAGGCGGTACGGCAGATTTCGATACGTTGTGGAATGTCCTCGCGTCCTCAATGAGCGAAATCCACACTAAGAACGCCTCCAGTCTTTCGTTTGAAGAAATTTATAGAAGTGCATACAAAGCTGTAATGAAGAAACAAGGACTAATCCTCTATAACAAAGTGATTGAATTTGAACGGACCTTGTTACGGGACAATCTACGTAAGAAGATCACGGACTTGATCACACCTCTGCTTCTCCCGAATACGGAACTGGCAAATGCTATGGAACAAGAGAATGAGCGACGTGTTGTCGGCGAGCGGTTTCTCTCCAAAATAAGAGATGTCTGGGAGGATTATCAGCTTTGCATGGGGATGATTGCAGACGTGCTCATGTACATG GATAAATCGGTTGTTGCAGAACATCGCTCACCATCTCTTTATGTCGCGTCGATGTGCTCGTTCCGAGATATTGTGCTCAGGCTAGGTCTAGAAATGGATAGCCAGGCAAGCGTTGCTTCGGTCCTGCAATCGACCATCCTATTTTTGATCCAACTCGAGCGGGAAGGGATCATCATTGATAGACCACTTATCCGTCATTGCATCTATATGCTGGAAGGTCTCTATGAGacagaggaggaggatgaatcAACCAAACTCTATATCACCTCGTTCGAGCCGGCATTCCTGGATTCTAGCCGAGGATTCTATGAGACTGAGGGCCAAAAGTTGCTATCAACAACAGATGCGCCTTCATTCTGCAAAAGAGCAGTAACTAGAATCCGAGAGGAACAAGAGCGCTGTCATCACACACTGTCCATCAGTACTGAGCCTAAGATAATGTGGGTTATTGATGAGTTTTTACTCAAACAAAATATCCCAGAAATCATCAAAATGGAAGGAAGCGGGGTTAAGGAGATGCTAGATAATGACCGCTTGGCTGATCTTGCAATCATCTATGATCTCATCTCGAGAATCGATCTGCAAAAGACCGCACTGACTCAAGAGGTCCAGGCAAGAATAATCGAGCTTGGGAATCAGATAAATAAGGCTGCTAGAGAATACCTACAAGGTCCACAGCCCACTTCAAATGGGGGTCAAGCTCAGTCAAACGGAGCCAAGGCGCCAGAGGAGCAAAAATCACCCGCTAGTCTACAGACAGCCGCCGCTATCAAATGGGTGGATGACGTTTTGCAGTTGAAGAAACGGTTTGATCACGTTTGGGAAAATGCTTTCAGGAAAGATCAAGGAATGCAAGCTTCTCTCACCAAGAGTTTCTCCGATTTCATCAACGTGAACCCCCGCAGCGCGGAATATCTCTCATTATTTTTCGATGAGAACCTTAAAAAGGGTATCAAGGGCAAGTCAGAGGAAGAGGTGgacattcttcttgaaaatGGAATAACGCTGCTCCGGTATATTCGAGACAAGGATCTTTTCGAGACCTATTACAAGAAGCATCTTTCGCGACGTTTACTTATGAAGCGATCCGTAAGTATGGATGCCGAACGACAGATGATATCAAAAATGAAGATGGAGGTTGGAAACACATTTACTCAAAGATTGGAGTCTATGTTCAAGGACATGGCCATATCGGAGGATCTTAGTTCCAGCTACAAAGACCACATTTCTCAGAGCAATGGTCCTGATCCCAAACGCATCGAACTTGAGATGAGTATTCTCACCAGCACAATGTGGCCAATGGAAATTATGGGGAAAGATAGCGCAAGTCATGCCCCATGCAACTTTCCCAAGAACATAGACCTTCTCAAACAGAGTTTTGAGTCGTTCTACCTGGGAAAACATAGTGGACGAAAACTCACATGGCAGGCCGGAATGGGCTCCGCTGATATTCGGGCTATGTGGGTGAGACCAAATGGGAGGACTGAGCGCCATGATCTGAACGTCTCTACTTATGCGATGATTATCCTCCTGCTTTTCAATGACCTTCCAGCGAGTGAATCACTTACGTTTGAGGAAATCCAAGCACGAACAAATATTCCGACTCATGATCTCATAAGAAACCTACAGTCTTTAGCAGTTGCTCCGAAAACTCGGGTTCTGAAAAAGGACCCGATGAGTAAGGAAGTGAAGCCCACAGATCGCTTTTATTTCAATGAGAAGTTTCAGAGCAAATACACCAAGATTAAGATTGGCGTTGTAAGTAGTAGCGGGAATAAGGTCGAGACCAAAGATGAACGGTCAGAAACcgaaaagaagatgaatgacGAGCGCGGAGGCAGCGTTGAAGCCGCTATTGTTCGAATCATGAA ACAACGCAAAAGACTAGCACATTCGCAATTGATGAACGAAGTCATCTCGCAGCTCGCATCACGCTTTGTCCCCAATGTGGACATGATCaagaaaaaaattgaaaGTTTGATCGACCGCGAGTATTTGGAGCGTCTTCCGGACGTCGAACCACCATCATACGGTTACATAGCATAG